In Halovivax gelatinilyticus, the following are encoded in one genomic region:
- a CDS encoding ABC transporter permease, with protein sequence MSDHHLPTTPWTRQSWAFARRNIQQTLRNPVLVFLLVGWPILWYVLTVSLFVDDANGPVKAAMGMTFGLFGAFTVTVTIFAGEFARDLDGDRYLKLRAMAVSPTADLAGRFGSGIVLGVASYVVTVAAALIHGATFVDLDARAIAIVAFTLLVFCLIAMTLALLLAIAIPKPEYMTTISVVLVLLAFYVTGQNGVVPHMIAGDRPS encoded by the coding sequence ATGTCCGATCACCACCTTCCGACGACGCCCTGGACCCGACAGTCGTGGGCGTTCGCCCGCCGAAACATCCAGCAGACGCTACGAAATCCCGTACTCGTCTTCCTGCTGGTCGGCTGGCCGATTCTCTGGTACGTCCTGACCGTCTCGCTATTCGTCGACGACGCGAACGGGCCGGTGAAGGCGGCGATGGGGATGACGTTCGGTCTCTTCGGCGCGTTCACGGTAACCGTCACCATCTTCGCCGGCGAATTCGCGCGCGATCTCGACGGCGATCGATACCTCAAGTTGCGCGCGATGGCCGTCTCGCCCACCGCCGATCTCGCCGGTCGCTTCGGCTCGGGAATCGTCCTCGGGGTGGCTTCCTACGTCGTGACGGTCGCCGCCGCACTGATCCACGGAGCGACGTTCGTCGACCTCGACGCGCGGGCGATCGCGATCGTCGCGTTCACGCTGTTGGTGTTCTGTCTGATCGCGATGACGCTCGCGCTGTTGCTCGCCATCGCCATCCCGAAACCCGAGTACATGACGACGATCTCCGTCGTCCTCGTTCTGTTGGCCTTCTACGTGACCGGCCAGAACGGCGTCGTTCCCCACATGATCGCCGGCGATCGGCCCTCGTGA
- a CDS encoding ABC transporter ATP-binding protein, whose translation MQSSSPEADVPTAAETVLETRGVTKGFDGDAVLRGVDLSVSSGEIVVLMGANGAGKSLLLSCLAGSATPDDGTIRLFGSLTPAEARPRVSTMIQGRTVDPDLTGRENVAFYRDLYPVEFGDWETLAERLELESALDRPVGTYSGGMKQKLELLITLSADADLYVLDEPTSELDLGTQQTVYEALRARRSDGSTVILASHAPLDAEIADRIAMLAEGQVVATGAIDDLRAALPTVVRTDDPTAHTRHLLGGRAFTDGEEIRGFLDPSIDGTEVDGALEADRPTNTDVFNYYSHLASESGE comes from the coding sequence ATGCAATCCAGTTCACCCGAAGCCGACGTACCGACCGCCGCCGAGACCGTCCTCGAAACGCGAGGGGTGACGAAAGGGTTCGACGGCGACGCGGTCCTTCGCGGCGTCGATCTATCGGTCTCGTCCGGGGAGATCGTCGTCCTGATGGGAGCGAACGGGGCCGGGAAATCGCTCCTGCTGTCCTGTCTGGCCGGAAGCGCCACCCCGGACGACGGGACGATCCGCCTCTTCGGTTCGCTGACGCCCGCGGAGGCGAGACCACGGGTGAGCACGATGATACAGGGCCGAACGGTCGACCCCGACCTCACCGGCCGCGAGAACGTCGCGTTCTATCGCGATCTATATCCCGTCGAGTTCGGCGATTGGGAGACGCTGGCCGAGCGACTCGAGCTCGAATCGGCGCTCGATCGGCCGGTCGGCACTTACTCGGGCGGAATGAAACAAAAACTCGAACTGCTCATCACGCTCAGTGCGGACGCCGACCTCTACGTCCTCGACGAACCCACCTCGGAACTCGACCTCGGCACCCAGCAAACGGTGTACGAGGCGCTCAGAGCGCGACGATCGGACGGCAGTACGGTGATACTCGCGAGTCACGCGCCGCTCGACGCCGAGATCGCCGACCGAATCGCCATGCTCGCAGAAGGGCAAGTCGTCGCCACGGGAGCCATCGACGACCTCCGGGCAGCGCTCCCGACGGTGGTTCGTACCGACGACCCGACGGCACACACGCGACACCTGCTCGGCGGGCGCGCCTTTACGGACGGCGAAGAGATCCGGGGCTTTCTCGATCCGTCGATCGACGGAACCGAGGTGGACGGGGCGCTCGAAGCCGACCGTCCGACGAACACCGACGTGTTCAACTACTACTCCCATCTCGCCTCCGAATCTGGGGAGTGA
- a CDS encoding sensor histidine kinase, with product MSVAGRRLPSIVRQNAVALVGVLFLAVAVSYALGRGGDLSQLLLEVLFMLVVGVALVWDGVRGRLADSSPRRSTLVAAGALVGAAIGALIAGWAVLLAEMRMPQAAAPLQMGLLGWSIGGGVGAVIGHNYTSLVAKHRQTVRLSRAIDSSMDGVAIIEDGDHVYVNDAYAELYGFHDPVQLEGEPWHQLYTNDALGTIEREIIPALSEHSFWRGRLTGRRADGTTFPKEVTSSTVGSGNVLVVRDVSVQRQREQRIQVLNRVLRHNLRNTFTVIQGHANLLADQAPSLEASHVEPIREEIDDLLATADKARGVERTIDRHGEVYAVAPSEAVRSVVDRATAAYPDASIRSHVQESGLPDVDSRVTDALDELVDNAIEHATDPEPTVEVAVSSTAVDEHSRVEFTVTDDGPGIPESDRQAVLDGEETPLAHSSGLGLWLVNWIVHSTGGSLSFDEPYGGGTAVTITYREDDNVAFEPRGEAVPA from the coding sequence ATGTCCGTCGCTGGCCGACGTCTCCCTTCGATCGTCCGACAGAACGCGGTGGCGCTAGTCGGCGTGCTCTTTCTCGCGGTCGCGGTGAGCTACGCACTCGGGCGCGGCGGTGACCTCTCGCAACTCCTCCTGGAGGTGTTGTTCATGCTGGTCGTCGGCGTCGCGCTCGTCTGGGACGGCGTTCGCGGTCGGTTGGCTGACAGCTCGCCGCGCCGGTCGACGCTCGTCGCCGCTGGGGCCCTCGTCGGCGCCGCGATCGGGGCGCTGATTGCAGGCTGGGCCGTGTTACTCGCCGAGATGCGCATGCCCCAGGCGGCGGCCCCGCTCCAGATGGGATTGCTCGGCTGGAGTATCGGCGGCGGGGTCGGCGCCGTGATCGGACACAATTACACCTCGCTGGTAGCGAAACACCGCCAGACGGTGCGCCTATCGCGCGCGATAGATAGCTCGATGGATGGCGTCGCCATCATCGAAGATGGCGATCACGTCTACGTCAACGACGCCTACGCCGAACTCTACGGCTTTCACGACCCGGTTCAGCTGGAGGGTGAGCCCTGGCACCAGCTCTACACGAACGACGCGCTCGGAACGATCGAGCGCGAAATCATTCCGGCGCTCTCGGAACACTCGTTCTGGCGCGGCCGGCTCACCGGACGCAGAGCCGACGGAACGACGTTTCCCAAGGAGGTCACGTCTTCAACCGTCGGGTCCGGAAACGTCCTCGTCGTCAGGGACGTTTCGGTCCAGCGCCAGCGCGAGCAACGCATTCAGGTGCTAAATCGCGTCCTCAGACACAACCTGCGTAACACGTTTACGGTCATCCAGGGCCACGCGAACCTGCTGGCCGACCAGGCCCCGTCGCTCGAAGCGAGCCACGTCGAACCGATACGCGAGGAGATCGACGACCTCCTCGCGACCGCGGACAAAGCGCGCGGCGTCGAGCGGACGATCGACCGCCACGGCGAGGTGTACGCGGTCGCCCCGTCGGAGGCGGTCAGATCGGTCGTCGATCGAGCGACCGCGGCCTATCCCGACGCGTCGATTCGCTCGCACGTTCAGGAATCCGGCTTACCCGACGTCGACTCGCGCGTAACCGACGCGCTCGACGAACTGGTCGACAACGCGATCGAACACGCCACCGATCCCGAACCGACCGTCGAAGTGGCCGTCAGTTCCACGGCCGTAGACGAGCACTCCCGGGTCGAGTTTACCGTCACCGACGACGGACCAGGTATTCCCGAATCCGATCGACAGGCCGTTCTCGACGGCGAAGAGACCCCGCTCGCACACAGCTCGGGCCTCGGCCTCTGGCTGGTCAACTGGATCGTCCACTCCACCGGCGGCTCGTTGTCGTTCGACGAACCGTACGGCGGCGGGACGGCGGTGACGATCACCTATCGTGAAGACGACAACGTCGCCTTCGAACCGAGGGGCGAGGCCGTTCCGGCGTAA